From a region of the Pseudomonadales bacterium genome:
- a CDS encoding ABC transporter permease — MEGSLRLAFRNLWRNRRRSTIALATIGFGVVALVLAGGFIEWIFWAMRTATIESQLGHIQVVKRGYFEAGAADPFAYLLPDDSPTFAELEHSPGVLFVTPRIAFTGLVSHGDLTVSFAGEGVDPIKERTVSKMVVITAGQNLSGPDASELIMGTGLARNLGVELGDQVVLLVNTAAGGINAVELKLVGTFTTSTKAFDDSALRVPIGVAHTLLRTQGAHRWVLLLDDESKVPALIDDFRQRFTAADANTTLQFVPWQQLADFYNKTVALFSRQMDVVKAIIGLIIVLSISNLLVMTVMERTGEIGTLMAVGYRRRSILRLMFSEGLLLGVVGGALGTLVAVVLALGISAVGIPMPPPPGSDTGFTGEIRLTVPLVAGAFVLAVVVTALAAVYPAWKASRLEVVNALRHNR; from the coding sequence ATGGAAGGCAGCCTGCGGCTCGCGTTTCGCAACCTCTGGCGCAACCGCCGGCGCAGCACGATCGCGCTGGCGACCATCGGCTTCGGCGTGGTGGCACTGGTACTCGCCGGCGGATTCATCGAATGGATCTTCTGGGCGATGCGCACCGCGACCATCGAGTCGCAGCTCGGCCATATCCAGGTCGTGAAGCGGGGCTACTTCGAGGCGGGCGCAGCTGATCCCTTCGCCTACCTGCTGCCCGACGACTCGCCCACGTTTGCCGAACTGGAGCACAGCCCCGGCGTACTGTTCGTCACCCCCCGCATCGCCTTCACCGGGCTGGTGAGCCACGGCGACCTGACCGTCTCTTTTGCCGGCGAAGGGGTCGACCCTATAAAGGAAAGAACCGTCAGCAAGATGGTCGTGATCACCGCTGGCCAGAACCTGTCGGGGCCGGACGCCAGCGAACTGATCATGGGCACGGGGCTCGCGCGCAACCTCGGCGTCGAACTCGGCGATCAGGTGGTGCTGCTGGTCAACACGGCCGCGGGCGGCATCAACGCGGTCGAGCTGAAGCTGGTCGGCACCTTCACCACCTCGACCAAGGCCTTCGACGACAGCGCGCTGCGCGTACCCATCGGCGTTGCGCACACGCTGCTGCGCACGCAGGGTGCGCACCGCTGGGTGCTGCTGCTCGACGACGAGAGCAAGGTGCCCGCGCTGATCGACGATTTCCGCCAGCGTTTCACAGCCGCTGACGCCAACACCACGCTGCAGTTCGTGCCGTGGCAGCAACTGGCCGACTTCTACAACAAGACCGTGGCGCTGTTCTCGCGTCAGATGGACGTGGTGAAGGCGATCATCGGGCTGATCATCGTGCTCAGCATCTCGAACCTGCTGGTGATGACGGTGATGGAGCGCACCGGCGAGATCGGCACCCTGATGGCGGTCGGCTACCGCCGCCGCAGCATCCTGCGCCTGATGTTCAGCGAAGGGCTGCTGCTCGGCGTGGTGGGCGGTGCGCTCGGCACGCTGGTCGCCGTCGTACTGGCGCTGGGCATCTCGGCCGTCGGCATCCCCATGCCACCGCCACCGGGTTCGGATACCGGCTTCACCGGCGAGATCCGCCTCACCGTGCCGCTGGTCGCCGGCGCCTTCGTGCTGGCGGTGGTGGTCACCGCGCTCGCCGCCGTATACCCGGCGTGGAAGGCATCGCGGCTCGAAGTGGTCAACGCGCTGCGGCACAACCGCTAG
- a CDS encoding Fic family protein — translation MTLFDALGFRWNRSAVPTAVPVHSLERVCFRFHKMLPEFVWDASVLEGNPFTFPEVKTLLDGVTVGGRKIFDQEQILNLAESSRRLLTMVKSAQFALSKAVFIELNGIVARREALEWGVFRGEGQETNYTPDVGLGERGRHTPLPTLPGAPELNRVFSEGVTALQECEPFERAAAFFLFGALQQFFFDGNKRTSRFMMNGVLMSHGIDAISVPAARAQEFNEKMVRFYLSKNATEMMAFLAGCHPDAEAILPPPEVDSNHDKGMEP, via the coding sequence ATGACCCTCTTCGATGCGCTTGGCTTTCGCTGGAACCGGTCGGCGGTACCGACTGCCGTTCCGGTTCACTCGCTTGAGCGGGTCTGCTTCCGCTTCCACAAGATGCTGCCCGAGTTCGTCTGGGATGCTTCGGTGCTCGAAGGCAACCCCTTCACCTTCCCCGAGGTCAAGACCCTGCTGGACGGCGTGACCGTCGGCGGACGGAAGATTTTCGATCAAGAGCAAATTCTGAACCTCGCGGAAAGTTCCAGACGCCTTCTGACGATGGTCAAGAGCGCTCAGTTCGCTCTTTCCAAGGCCGTATTCATCGAACTGAACGGCATCGTTGCACGCCGGGAAGCCTTGGAGTGGGGCGTGTTCCGGGGCGAAGGGCAGGAGACGAACTACACGCCGGACGTGGGCCTCGGTGAGCGTGGGCGCCATACACCGCTGCCGACACTCCCCGGTGCACCGGAACTGAACCGGGTGTTCAGCGAAGGTGTGACAGCCCTGCAAGAGTGCGAGCCATTCGAGCGTGCAGCGGCCTTCTTTCTGTTCGGTGCCTTGCAGCAGTTTTTCTTCGACGGCAACAAACGTACGTCGCGCTTCATGATGAACGGCGTGCTCATGTCGCATGGCATCGACGCGATCAGCGTGCCAGCGGCCAGGGCACAGGAGTTCAACGAGAAGATGGTGCGCTTCTATCTCTCGAAGAACGCCACCGAGATGATGGCCTTCCTCGCCGGGTGCCACCCGGATGCAGAGGCAATTCTTCCTCCGCCTGAAGTTGATTCAAACCACGATAAAGGAATGGAGCCATGA
- a CDS encoding glycosyltransferase, which produces MSARPRQRVLFVAEAVTLAHVARPMVLARALDPQRHAVEFAWDPRYARLFPKPDFPLHQITTIPGEQFEAALASGSPLYDAPTLRRYVEQDLQLLERVRPDVVVGDFRLSLAVSAAVAKVPYLNLSNAYWSPYARQHFPVPELPVARLLGVRLGQLAFTLARPLAFALHARPLNTVRREHGLPALGHDLRHSYTWGDHTLYADIPELFTTQALPPNHHFLGPILWSPTVPEPEWWDALAPDRPAVYVTLGSSGRSELLPMVLEALAGLAVTVIAATAGRVSITNPPANAFVADYLPGEAAAARARLVICNGGSPTTQQALTAGVPVLGIAGNLDQYLNMQAVAASGAGRLLRAGKASVDALREAAAALLVDEESWLAARRLAREFARYSATERFAELLGRLG; this is translated from the coding sequence ATGAGCGCGAGGCCCAGGCAGCGGGTGCTGTTCGTCGCCGAGGCGGTCACGCTGGCACACGTGGCGCGGCCGATGGTGCTGGCGCGCGCGCTGGACCCGCAGCGCCACGCGGTCGAATTTGCCTGGGATCCGCGCTACGCGCGGCTGTTTCCAAAGCCCGATTTCCCGCTGCACCAAATCACGACCATTCCGGGGGAGCAGTTCGAGGCAGCGCTCGCCAGCGGCAGCCCGCTCTACGATGCGCCTACCCTGAGGCGTTACGTCGAACAGGACCTGCAGCTTCTCGAGCGCGTGCGTCCCGACGTGGTGGTGGGGGATTTCCGCCTCTCGCTCGCCGTCAGCGCCGCCGTTGCGAAGGTGCCGTACCTGAACCTGAGCAATGCGTACTGGAGTCCGTATGCCCGCCAGCACTTTCCGGTGCCGGAGCTGCCGGTCGCACGGCTGCTCGGCGTGCGGCTCGGCCAGCTTGCGTTCACGCTGGCGCGCCCGCTCGCGTTTGCGCTGCACGCCCGCCCGCTGAACACAGTGCGCCGCGAACACGGTCTGCCTGCCCTCGGCCACGACCTGCGGCACAGCTACACTTGGGGCGACCATACGCTGTACGCCGATATCCCGGAACTGTTCACGACGCAGGCCCTGCCGCCAAACCATCATTTCCTGGGCCCCATCCTGTGGTCGCCCACCGTGCCCGAGCCCGAGTGGTGGGATGCATTGGCGCCCGATCGCCCGGCCGTCTACGTGACGTTGGGCAGCTCGGGGCGCAGCGAGCTGCTGCCGATGGTGCTGGAGGCGCTCGCCGGGCTGGCGGTGACGGTGATCGCCGCCACCGCTGGACGGGTGAGCATCACCAACCCGCCGGCAAACGCCTTCGTGGCCGATTACCTGCCTGGTGAAGCCGCTGCCGCGCGCGCACGCCTGGTGATCTGCAACGGCGGCAGCCCGACCACGCAGCAGGCGCTCACCGCCGGCGTGCCGGTACTGGGCATTGCCGGCAACCTCGATCAGTACCTCAATATGCAGGCGGTGGCAGCCAGCGGCGCCGGCAGGCTGCTGCGTGCCGGAAAGGCGTCCGTCGATGCGTTGCGAGAAGCAGCCGCGGCGCTGCTGGTCGATGAGGAGTCATGGCTGGCAGCGCGGCGGCTGGCGAGGGAATTCGCCCGCTACAGCGCGACCGAACGCTTTGCTGAGCTACTGGGTCGGCTGGGTTGA
- a CDS encoding PEP-CTERM sorting domain-containing protein codes for MNTNTHNSEVPPGWTTTAGTPDTFNGDTNFASYTWAPSSTGGQFLHGIGLQPQWTESALQVGLDGLVIGKQYEISFEQSISRSIWSETGGYWRIKFGDETHNSAHMDIPAYGVFDGWDWQTMIFTAATEIQTLEVIAWSDTDGRRTDIGIDSFFLGDPGTNPDNPDNPDNPVPEPGTLGIFALGLAALGQSRLRKQRQR; via the coding sequence ATGAACACCAACACGCACAACTCGGAAGTACCGCCGGGCTGGACGACCACGGCGGGCACGCCGGACACGTTCAACGGCGACACGAACTTCGCCAGCTACACTTGGGCGCCCAGCAGCACGGGAGGGCAGTTCCTGCACGGCATCGGCTTGCAGCCGCAATGGACGGAGAGCGCCTTGCAGGTGGGGCTCGACGGCCTGGTGATCGGGAAGCAGTACGAGATTTCGTTCGAGCAGAGCATCTCACGAAGCATCTGGTCCGAAACGGGGGGCTACTGGCGGATCAAATTCGGCGACGAGACCCATAATTCTGCTCATATGGACATCCCTGCCTACGGGGTCTTCGACGGCTGGGACTGGCAGACCATGATCTTCACCGCAGCCACCGAGATCCAGACACTCGAAGTGATCGCCTGGAGCGACACAGACGGTCGGCGAACCGACATCGGCATCGACAGTTTCTTCCTCGGCGACCCCGGCACCAATCCGGACAATCCGGACAATCCGGACAATCCCGTACCCGAACCCGGCACGCTGGGCATCTTTGCCCTTGGCTTGGCCGCCCTGGGGCAGAGCCGCCTGCGCAAGCAACGGCAACGCTGA